In one Triplophysa dalaica isolate WHDGS20190420 chromosome 9, ASM1584641v1, whole genome shotgun sequence genomic region, the following are encoded:
- the LOC130429198 gene encoding T-cell surface glycoprotein CD3 gamma chain-like, translating into MDRRALMCLLCLLTTVSTEDVLIKITRETEGGLQLECSGGKFEMNDNTTLTISLDESGDYSCKGENIESERVTITVRVRDSDNLIQMDFMSTLAIVMGDIAATILIGWAVYSICAQPKPKNNYQRNKASDRQNLINNSGGDTYQPLSTRSDDYSTLQPTRKNKSRAVSP; encoded by the exons ATGGACAGAAGAGCTTTGATGTGTCTCCTCTGCCTGCTGACAACTGTGAGCACAGAGG atgttttaatcAAGATTACTCGTGAAACTGAAGGAGGTCTACAGCTAGAGTGTTCTGGAGGAAAGTTTGAGATGAACGACAATACAACATTGACGATTTCATTGGATGAGTCTGGAGATTATTCTTGCAAAGGGGAAAATATTGAGAGTGAAAGAGTTACAATTACAGTAAGAGTCCGAG ACAGTGATAATCTGATCCAGATGGACTTCATGTCAACCCTCGCTATAGTGATGGGTGACATCGCAGCAACCATTCTGATCGGATGGGCCGTTTACAGCATCTGTGCTCAACCCAAACCCAAGAACAACTATCAGAGAAATAAAG CATCTGACAGGCAGAATTTAATCAATAATTCAGGAGGAGACACATATCAG CCGCTGAGCACCCGCTCGGATGACTACAGCACGCTTCAACCAACACGCAAGAATAAAAGCAGAGCTGTTTCACCCTAA